A window of the Burkholderia sp. 9120 genome harbors these coding sequences:
- a CDS encoding efflux RND transporter permease subunit — translation MNLSEPFIARPIATGLLAIGIALFGALAFKLLPVAPLPEVDFPTISVQATLPGADPNTVATSVATPLERQFGQISGITQMTSVSSLGATRITMQFDLNRDINGAARDVQAAISAARTNLPANLDGNPTYRKVNPADAPILIVSLTSDSATRGQLYDAASTVLQQKLLQTPGVGDVTVGGGALPAVRIELNPDRVNHYGVSLEQIRSAIATANVDLPKGSAAVGPLKYNLGANDQLYNASDYAPLIVKQSGNDVVHISDLGYVRQDVENLENYGLSNGKPAVLLIVYKQPGANVIDTVNNVKAALPFLEASILPTIKLNILMDRTSTIRASLLDVEITLAISVLLVTAVTFAFFRNWRTTLVPAIVVPLSLLGTFGVMYFLGFSLNNLSLMALTISTGFVVDDAIVVVENIMRHMERGEPPMQAALTGAREVGFTVLTISVSLIAVFIPLLLMGGIVGRLFREFSVSLSVAIIMSMIISLTVTPMLSSIALRSTGQAHDDNEYPNSRFHRFYARTLGWVIRHPVLMGIVTILVLALNVLLYIVIPKGFFPQEDTGRLIGQVQASQSISYHAMQQKFLKINQLVLKNPNVQAVGGFVGGSNSVNTALLFVTLKPLGPRKASADQVIAQLRRSLANIPGARLFLQSAQDITVGGRQSGAQYQFTMTADEQTDLDKWVPKVVAAMHKLPMLQDINTDQQDNSMQASVVVNRDTAARLGVNFASIDQGLYDAFGQRQVSTIYKSANQYHVVMELAPEYWTDPAALKAIYVPAGAAATSGSGSTGGGTSTAPSVATSANAASAAAAAASAAAMAGPGSRTATPSTAVLSNGNALVPLAAMAHFSIAQTAISINHQGTFPAVTASFNLGPGASIGQATQQVDEAVAQLRMPASIVGSFAGTAQVFQQSVASEPILIVAALLTVYIVLGMLYENLMHPLTILSTLPSAGVGALIALLVTNTELSIIALVGVILLIGIVKKNAIMMIDFAITEERQSNLPAEQAITRACLIRFRPIMMTTSAAILGALPLVFGSGYGSEFRKPLGISIIGGLIFSQMLTLYTTPVIYLWLDRAYQRLRRRRHGKEATS, via the coding sequence ATGAACCTGTCCGAACCGTTCATCGCGCGTCCGATCGCGACCGGGCTGCTAGCGATCGGTATCGCGCTGTTCGGCGCGCTGGCGTTCAAGCTGCTGCCGGTAGCGCCCTTGCCCGAGGTGGATTTCCCGACTATCAGCGTGCAGGCTACGCTGCCGGGCGCGGACCCGAACACCGTCGCCACCTCGGTCGCGACACCGCTGGAGCGCCAGTTCGGACAGATTTCCGGCATCACGCAGATGACCTCGGTGAGCTCGCTCGGCGCGACCCGCATCACGATGCAGTTCGATCTGAATCGCGACATCAACGGCGCCGCGCGCGACGTGCAGGCCGCGATCAGCGCCGCGCGCACCAACCTGCCGGCCAATCTGGACGGCAACCCGACCTACCGCAAGGTCAACCCGGCCGACGCGCCGATCCTGATCGTCAGCCTCACTTCCGACTCGGCGACGCGCGGCCAGCTCTACGACGCGGCGTCGACCGTGCTGCAACAGAAGCTGCTGCAAACGCCGGGCGTCGGCGATGTCACCGTGGGCGGCGGCGCGCTGCCCGCGGTGCGGATCGAACTGAACCCGGACCGCGTGAATCACTACGGCGTGAGCCTCGAACAGATTCGCAGCGCGATCGCCACGGCCAACGTCGATCTGCCGAAAGGCTCGGCCGCCGTCGGGCCGTTGAAGTACAACCTCGGCGCGAACGACCAGCTCTACAACGCCTCCGACTACGCGCCGCTGATCGTCAAGCAGAGCGGCAACGACGTGGTGCACATCTCCGATCTCGGTTATGTGCGGCAGGACGTCGAGAATCTGGAGAACTACGGCCTGTCGAACGGCAAGCCGGCGGTGCTGCTGATCGTCTACAAGCAGCCGGGCGCGAACGTGATCGACACGGTCAACAACGTGAAGGCCGCACTGCCGTTTCTCGAAGCGTCGATCCTGCCGACCATCAAGCTCAACATTCTGATGGACCGCACGTCGACGATCCGCGCGTCGCTGCTCGACGTCGAGATCACGCTGGCGATCTCGGTGCTGCTGGTCACCGCGGTGACCTTCGCGTTCTTCCGCAACTGGCGCACCACGCTGGTCCCGGCGATCGTCGTGCCGCTGTCGCTGCTCGGCACTTTCGGCGTGATGTACTTTCTCGGCTTCAGCCTGAACAATCTGTCGCTGATGGCGTTGACCATCTCGACCGGCTTCGTGGTCGACGATGCGATCGTGGTGGTCGAGAACATCATGCGTCACATGGAGCGCGGCGAGCCGCCCATGCAGGCGGCGTTGACCGGCGCGCGCGAAGTGGGCTTCACGGTGCTGACCATCAGCGTCTCGCTGATCGCGGTGTTCATCCCGCTGCTGCTGATGGGCGGGATCGTCGGGCGGCTGTTTCGCGAGTTTTCCGTGTCGTTGTCGGTGGCGATCATCATGTCGATGATCATCTCGCTGACCGTCACGCCGATGCTCTCCAGCATCGCGTTGCGCAGCACCGGCCAGGCGCACGACGACAACGAATACCCCAATTCGCGCTTTCACCGCTTCTATGCGCGCACGCTGGGTTGGGTGATCCGCCATCCGGTGCTGATGGGGATCGTGACGATTCTGGTGCTGGCGCTGAACGTGCTGCTGTATATCGTGATTCCGAAAGGCTTCTTTCCGCAGGAAGACACCGGGCGGCTGATCGGCCAGGTGCAGGCGTCGCAGAGCATTTCGTATCACGCGATGCAGCAGAAATTCCTCAAGATCAATCAACTGGTGCTGAAGAATCCGAACGTGCAGGCGGTGGGCGGTTTTGTCGGCGGTTCGAATTCGGTCAATACCGCGCTGCTGTTCGTCACGCTCAAGCCGCTCGGGCCGCGCAAGGCGAGCGCCGATCAGGTGATCGCGCAGTTGCGCCGCTCGCTCGCCAATATTCCCGGCGCGCGGCTGTTCCTGCAATCGGCGCAGGACATTACCGTGGGCGGCCGGCAAAGCGGCGCGCAATACCAGTTCACGATGACCGCCGACGAGCAGACCGATCTGGACAAATGGGTGCCCAAGGTGGTCGCCGCCATGCACAAGCTGCCGATGCTGCAGGACATCAACACCGACCAGCAGGACAACAGCATGCAGGCGAGCGTGGTGGTCAATCGCGATACGGCGGCACGGCTGGGGGTCAATTTCGCGTCGATCGATCAGGGCCTGTACGACGCGTTCGGGCAGCGCCAGGTGTCGACCATCTACAAGTCCGCGAACCAGTATCACGTGGTGATGGAACTCGCGCCCGAGTACTGGACCGATCCGGCCGCGTTGAAGGCGATCTATGTGCCGGCCGGTGCGGCCGCCACCTCGGGCAGCGGTTCGACGGGCGGCGGCACATCCACGGCGCCGAGCGTGGCGACCTCCGCGAACGCGGCGTCCGCTGCGGCGGCGGCGGCCAGCGCGGCGGCCATGGCCGGTCCGGGCAGCCGTACGGCGACGCCCTCCACCGCCGTGCTGTCGAACGGCAACGCGCTGGTGCCGCTGGCCGCGATGGCGCATTTCTCGATCGCGCAAACGGCGATCTCGATCAACCATCAGGGCACCTTCCCGGCCGTCACGGCGTCGTTCAATCTCGGGCCCGGCGCGTCGATCGGCCAGGCCACGCAGCAGGTTGACGAAGCCGTCGCGCAACTCCGCATGCCGGCGAGCATTGTCGGCAGCTTCGCGGGCACGGCGCAGGTGTTCCAGCAATCGGTGGCGAGCGAGCCGATCCTGATCGTCGCCGCGCTGCTCACCGTGTATATCGTGCTCGGCATGCTGTACGAGAACCTGATGCATCCGCTGACGATTCTGTCGACGCTGCCCTCGGCCGGCGTCGGCGCGCTGATCGCGCTGCTGGTCACCAATACGGAGTTGTCGATCATCGCGCTGGTCGGCGTGATCCTGCTGATCGGCATCGTCAAGAAGAACGCGATCATGATGATCGACTTCGCGATTACCGAGGAACGGCAATCCAATCTGCCCGCCGAACAGGCCATCACGCGCGCCTGTCTGATCCGTTTTCGCCCGATCATGATGACCACCAGCGCGGCCATTCTCGGCGCGCTGCCGCTCGTGTTCGGCTCCGGCTACGGCTCGGAATTCCGCAAGCCGCTGGGCATTTCGATTATCGGTGGACTGATTTTCAGCCAGATGCTCACGCTATATACGACGCCGGTCATCTATTTGTGGCTCGACCGCGCGTACCAGCGTCTGCGCCGTCGACGTCACGGGAAGGAAGCAACATCATGA
- a CDS encoding efflux transporter outer membrane subunit encodes MKSRVLSAVAGAGVGLATLCMTGCAVGPDYSQPTVAIPATFKEGVNWQRAQADPQASLSSTWWQVYQDDTLTDLIGRSLKANQSIAAAEAAYRLAQATVDANRASLFPVITAGLSATRSGTGNGAASSGISSTTGSTVAGIRNSVSATATASWEPDLWGEVRREVESAKASAQASDAQLAGERLSIAATLTNDYFALRQADLDIDSLKQQRKIDARILDITRTAFLQGTASNDDVLTAQDTLEIVVAQLQTTATSREQDEHAIAVLIGVPPSGFSLPPKKDYAFANPSVPLALPSQLLERRYDVVSAERTAAAANAKIGAAEAAFFPVLDLSAQGGFEHNAFAHLFSLPSRVWTLGPDLAATIFDGGARSAAVREARATYDEDVANYRGAVLTAFQSVEDSLSSINHLQQQAAAYGEIYQRNQQLFASQRAQLLAGTASEESVLTQQLTLLQAAQSLTDSQSLLAQGSVTLIKNLGGGWQWDGAPGSNAGASGPVVASAPVASTSTATTTSASAATSTPAP; translated from the coding sequence ATGAAGAGCAGAGTGTTGAGCGCGGTTGCGGGCGCGGGCGTGGGGCTGGCGACGCTGTGCATGACCGGCTGCGCGGTCGGGCCGGATTACAGCCAACCCACGGTGGCGATTCCCGCGACGTTCAAGGAAGGCGTGAACTGGCAACGCGCGCAGGCCGATCCGCAAGCGTCGCTGTCCAGCACATGGTGGCAGGTCTATCAGGACGACACGCTGACGGATCTGATCGGCCGCTCGCTCAAGGCGAATCAATCCATCGCCGCGGCCGAAGCCGCGTACCGGCTCGCGCAAGCCACCGTCGACGCCAACCGCGCGAGCCTCTTCCCCGTGATCACGGCGGGACTCTCTGCGACGCGTAGCGGCACCGGCAATGGCGCGGCCAGTTCCGGCATCAGCAGCACGACGGGCAGCACCGTGGCCGGCATACGGAATTCGGTCAGCGCCACGGCCACGGCGAGCTGGGAGCCGGACTTATGGGGCGAAGTGCGGCGCGAGGTCGAGTCCGCGAAAGCTAGCGCGCAGGCTAGCGACGCGCAGTTAGCGGGCGAACGCCTGTCGATTGCGGCCACGCTCACCAACGATTATTTCGCGTTGCGCCAGGCCGATCTGGATATCGACTCGCTGAAACAGCAGCGAAAAATCGACGCACGCATTCTCGACATCACGCGCACCGCGTTTCTGCAAGGCACCGCGTCGAACGACGACGTGCTGACCGCACAAGACACGCTGGAGATCGTGGTCGCGCAATTGCAGACCACCGCAACCTCGCGCGAACAGGACGAGCATGCGATCGCCGTGCTGATCGGCGTGCCGCCCTCCGGCTTCTCGCTGCCGCCGAAAAAGGATTACGCATTCGCCAATCCCTCGGTGCCGCTGGCGTTGCCGTCGCAATTGCTCGAACGGCGCTACGACGTGGTGAGCGCGGAACGCACGGCCGCCGCCGCGAACGCGAAAATCGGCGCGGCCGAAGCGGCGTTTTTCCCGGTGCTGGATCTGTCGGCGCAAGGCGGCTTCGAGCACAACGCGTTCGCGCACCTGTTCTCGCTGCCGAGCCGCGTGTGGACGCTGGGGCCCGATCTGGCCGCGACGATCTTCGACGGCGGCGCGCGCAGCGCCGCGGTGCGCGAAGCCCGCGCGACTTACGATGAAGATGTCGCGAACTATCGCGGCGCGGTGCTGACGGCGTTTCAGAGTGTCGAGGACAGTCTGTCGTCGATCAATCATTTGCAGCAGCAGGCCGCGGCGTATGGCGAGATCTATCAGCGCAACCAGCAGTTGTTCGCGAGCCAGCGGGCGCAGTTGCTGGCCGGGACGGCGAGCGAGGAAAGCGTGCTGACGCAACAGTTGACGTTGTTGCAGGCGGCGCAATCGTTGACGGATAGTCAGTCGTTGCTCGCGCAAGGGAGCGTGACGCTGATTAAAAATCTGGGCGGTGGCTGGCAGTGGGATGGAGCGCCGGGGAGCAATGCGGGTGCGTCTGGGCCGGTGGTGGCATCAGCGCCGGTGGCTTCAACCTCGACTGCGACTACAACGTCTGCGTCGGCTGCAACATCGACTCCGGCGCCCTAG
- a CDS encoding glutamate/aspartate ABC transporter substrate-binding protein, with the protein MLVVLASAAQGVLAQDATPTMTKIQTNGLISIGHRETSVPFSYVDSDNQVIGFSQDLCNKVIDAVKAKTKRSDLRIRFIPVTSQNRISLVQNGTVDLECGVTTNLAARQNQVAFSDTFFVATTRLLTRKDSGIKDFPDLAGKTVVTNQGTTSERILRKMNEEKKMNMQIISAKDYGEGRLTLETGRAVAYMMDDVLLAGARSLTAKPADWVLVGTPQSSEAYGFMLRKNDPEFKKVVDDAMQQVMKGNEINAMYDKWFMKPVPPKNLTFDFPMSDSLKKVYANPNDTAFE; encoded by the coding sequence ATGCTGGTCGTGCTGGCATCGGCCGCACAGGGCGTGCTCGCGCAAGACGCAACGCCGACCATGACGAAGATTCAAACCAACGGCCTGATTTCGATCGGCCATCGCGAGACGTCGGTCCCGTTTTCTTATGTGGACAGCGACAACCAGGTCATCGGCTTTTCTCAGGATCTGTGCAACAAGGTCATCGACGCCGTAAAGGCGAAGACGAAACGGTCCGATCTGCGTATCCGGTTCATTCCGGTGACGTCGCAGAACCGCATTTCGCTGGTCCAGAACGGCACCGTGGATCTGGAATGCGGCGTGACGACCAACCTTGCCGCCCGGCAAAATCAGGTTGCGTTTTCCGATACGTTCTTCGTGGCCACGACCCGGCTGCTGACGCGCAAAGACTCCGGCATCAAGGATTTTCCGGATCTCGCGGGCAAGACGGTCGTGACCAATCAGGGGACGACGTCCGAGCGCATCCTGAGAAAGATGAACGAAGAGAAGAAGATGAACATGCAGATCATCAGCGCCAAAGACTACGGCGAGGGGCGTCTGACGCTGGAAACCGGCCGCGCGGTGGCGTACATGATGGATGACGTTTTACTGGCGGGCGCGCGCTCGCTGACGGCGAAGCCCGCTGACTGGGTGCTGGTCGGCACGCCGCAATCGTCCGAGGCTTATGGATTCATGCTGCGAAAAAACGACCCTGAGTTCAAGAAAGTCGTCGACGATGCGATGCAGCAGGTCATGAAGGGCAACGAGATCAACGCGATGTACGACAAGTGGTTCATGAAGCCGGTCCCGCCGAAGAACCTCACGTTCGACTTCCCGATGAGCGACTCATTGAAAAAGGTCTACGCGAATCCGAACGATACGGCGTTTGAATAA
- a CDS encoding phosphatase PAP2/dual specificity phosphatase family protein, whose translation MTSSSARTDASAWPRDAAAARPATFALKCVLLAAMGLVFFSTYGFANWLAGRHASVPSFAFGWEHAIPFWPWTIVPYWSIDLFYALSFFLWRWRDELLDHVKRLLTVQVISVVCFIAWPLRFSFERPAAGGMSGALFTLLAGFDKPFNQAPSLHIGLLVVLWAVYALHARGAWRGLLHGWFALIGISVLTTYQHHVIDVPTGAAVGCFALFLFPLRRGDGTSRLRAADEPVMPAVLAHARRIARRYAALALVFLIAACVTIPHSPFAALLLGWIALAVLCVAMVYWRVDVGLYQKSESGGLAWATGALFLPTVFGTFINSRAWTFRHAASSPVGHSVLVGRTPTRREARLVRATAIVDLTAEMPGWARRDPAIRYVCVPQLDLLPPTLAQLQQAVAAIEMLREQGHTVLVCCALGYSRSALTVAAWLAAHLQLNDAQAALALLREARPQVVLRAPSVALLQRYIDWRLPMRHEAPRDPRPGPEV comes from the coding sequence ATGACCAGCAGCAGCGCACGCACCGACGCAAGCGCGTGGCCCCGCGACGCAGCCGCTGCGCGGCCGGCGACTTTCGCACTGAAATGCGTGCTGCTGGCGGCCATGGGGCTCGTGTTCTTTTCGACCTATGGCTTCGCGAACTGGCTGGCCGGACGGCATGCGAGCGTGCCGTCGTTTGCATTCGGCTGGGAGCATGCCATTCCTTTCTGGCCGTGGACGATCGTGCCGTACTGGTCGATCGATCTGTTTTACGCGCTGTCGTTTTTTCTGTGGCGTTGGCGCGATGAACTGCTCGATCACGTCAAGCGGCTGTTGACGGTGCAGGTTATCTCAGTGGTGTGCTTTATTGCGTGGCCGCTGCGCTTCAGCTTCGAGCGGCCGGCCGCTGGTGGCATGAGCGGCGCGCTGTTCACGCTGCTCGCGGGTTTCGACAAGCCGTTCAACCAGGCGCCGTCGCTGCATATCGGTTTGCTGGTGGTGTTGTGGGCCGTGTATGCGTTGCATGCACGCGGCGCGTGGCGTGGGCTGCTGCACGGCTGGTTCGCGCTGATCGGCATTTCCGTGCTGACCACCTATCAGCATCACGTGATCGATGTGCCGACCGGCGCGGCGGTGGGCTGCTTCGCGCTGTTTCTGTTTCCGCTTCGGCGGGGCGATGGAACGTCCCGCCTGCGTGCCGCCGATGAACCGGTCATGCCCGCTGTGCTGGCTCACGCCCGCCGCATTGCGCGCCGCTATGCGGCGTTGGCGCTGGTGTTTTTGATTGCCGCCTGCGTGACGATTCCGCATTCGCCGTTCGCGGCGTTGCTGCTCGGCTGGATCGCGCTGGCCGTGCTGTGCGTCGCGATGGTTTATTGGCGTGTGGATGTCGGGTTGTATCAGAAGAGCGAATCCGGTGGTCTCGCCTGGGCGACCGGCGCGCTGTTCCTGCCGACTGTGTTCGGCACGTTCATCAACTCGCGCGCGTGGACGTTTCGTCATGCGGCGTCGTCGCCGGTGGGTCACTCGGTGCTGGTGGGACGTACGCCGACGCGTCGTGAGGCGAGGCTGGTGCGTGCCACCGCGATTGTCGATCTGACCGCCGAAATGCCCGGCTGGGCCCGGCGCGATCCCGCGATCCGCTATGTGTGCGTGCCGCAACTCGACTTGCTGCCGCCGACGCTCGCGCAGTTGCAGCAAGCCGTCGCCGCAATCGAGATGTTGCGCGAGCAGGGGCATACGGTGCTGGTGTGCTGTGCGCTCGGCTATTCGCGCAGCGCGTTGACGGTGGCCGCGTGGCTCGCGGCGCATTTGCAGTTGAACGATGCGCAAGCCGCGCTGGCGCTGCTGCGGGAAGCGCGTCCGCAAGTGGTGTTGCGGGCGCCGAGCGTGGCGCTGTTGCAGCGGTATATCGACTGGCGATTGCCAATGCGGCATGAAGCGCCACGCGACCCGCGCCCCGGACCTGAGGTTTGA
- a CDS encoding bifunctional alpha/beta hydrolase/class I SAM-dependent methyltransferase, which produces MTIRTAGEHTFVTHDGEALFYRHWPVAGERCRGAVLLFHRGHEHSARMAHLVDELDLPEHAFFAWDARGHGHSPGERGYSPSAAASVRDVQTFAEHIRDTYGIAIEDMTVIGQSVGAVLAAAWVHDYAPPLRALVLAAPAFSIKLYVPLALPALRLMYRLRGRFFVNSYVKPKLLTHDPERVASYQSDPLIARAIAVNMLLDLHDMAQRVVADAAAIKVPTQVLISGADWVVRRQPQDQFYERLSSARKERIVLDGFHHDTLGELERSRAIAPVRAFVLQEYDAPSAPVSLLDAHERGPFRDEFAGLKQPPQPLMGAYWALVRGGLRLSSWFSSGIALGFQRGFDSGSSLDYVYRNRAEGRSPLGRLIDRNYLDSIGWRGIRQRKIHIEALIADAIARLRREGQPVRIVDIAAGHGRYVLDAIGAAALSRTGIEHILLRDYSPPNVEAGRALIIQKGFGTKARFEQGDAFDAEALAALEPRPNLAIVSGLYELFSDNAMIRASLGGLARSVAPGGYLVYTGQPWHPQLEFIARTLKNHRGEAAWVMRRRSQAELDELVASAGFRKIAQRIDEWGIFTVSVAQRVADV; this is translated from the coding sequence ATGACGATCCGCACTGCCGGGGAACACACCTTTGTCACGCACGACGGCGAGGCGCTGTTCTACCGCCATTGGCCGGTTGCCGGCGAACGTTGCCGTGGCGCCGTGCTGCTGTTTCATCGAGGTCACGAACACTCGGCGCGCATGGCGCATCTCGTCGACGAACTCGATCTGCCCGAGCATGCGTTCTTTGCGTGGGACGCGCGCGGCCACGGCCATTCGCCGGGCGAACGCGGCTATAGTCCGAGCGCGGCGGCGTCGGTGCGCGACGTTCAGACGTTCGCCGAGCATATCCGCGACACCTATGGCATCGCGATCGAAGACATGACGGTGATCGGCCAGAGTGTCGGCGCCGTGCTGGCCGCCGCGTGGGTGCACGATTACGCGCCGCCGCTGCGCGCGTTGGTGCTGGCCGCGCCGGCCTTCAGCATCAAGCTTTATGTGCCGCTCGCATTGCCGGCTTTGCGGCTCATGTACAGGCTGCGCGGGCGCTTCTTCGTCAATAGCTATGTGAAGCCGAAGCTGCTGACGCACGACCCCGAGCGCGTCGCGAGTTACCAGTCCGATCCGCTGATCGCGCGTGCCATCGCGGTCAACATGCTGCTCGATCTGCACGACATGGCTCAACGCGTGGTAGCCGACGCCGCCGCGATCAAGGTGCCGACGCAAGTGCTGATTTCCGGCGCCGACTGGGTCGTGCGCCGGCAGCCGCAGGACCAGTTTTACGAACGGCTGAGCTCGGCGCGCAAGGAGCGCATCGTGCTCGACGGTTTCCATCACGACACGCTCGGTGAGTTGGAGCGCAGCCGCGCCATCGCGCCGGTTCGTGCGTTCGTGCTGCAGGAATACGATGCGCCGAGCGCGCCGGTCTCGTTGCTCGACGCGCATGAGCGCGGGCCGTTCCGTGATGAATTCGCAGGCCTGAAACAACCGCCGCAACCGTTGATGGGCGCCTACTGGGCGTTGGTGCGCGGCGGTTTGCGGCTGTCGTCGTGGTTCTCTTCGGGGATCGCGCTCGGGTTCCAGCGCGGCTTCGATTCCGGCTCGTCGCTCGACTATGTGTACCGCAATCGCGCGGAAGGGCGTTCGCCGCTCGGCCGGCTGATCGACCGCAACTATCTCGACTCGATCGGCTGGCGCGGCATTCGTCAGCGCAAGATTCATATCGAAGCGCTGATCGCCGATGCCATCGCGCGTCTTCGGCGCGAAGGTCAGCCGGTGCGGATCGTCGATATCGCCGCGGGGCACGGGCGCTATGTGCTCGACGCCATTGGCGCGGCCGCACTGAGCCGAACCGGCATCGAACATATTCTGCTGCGCGACTACAGTCCGCCGAATGTCGAGGCCGGCCGCGCGCTGATCATTCAGAAGGGCTTCGGCACGAAGGCGCGTTTCGAACAAGGCGACGCGTTCGACGCCGAAGCGCTCGCCGCGCTCGAACCGCGTCCGAATCTTGCCATCGTGTCCGGGCTATACGAACTGTTCAGCGACAACGCGATGATCCGCGCTTCGCTCGGCGGCCTCGCGCGCTCCGTCGCGCCCGGCGGTTACCTGGTTTATACGGGGCAGCCGTGGCATCCGCAGTTGGAATTCATCGCGCGGACGCTGAAGAACCATCGCGGCGAGGCGGCGTGGGTGATGCGCCGCCGCTCGCAGGCCGAGCTCGATGAGCTGGTGGCGAGCGCGGGCTTTCGCAAGATCGCGCAACGTATCGACGAGTGGGGCATCTTCACCGTCAGCGTCGCGCAACGGGTCGCGGACGTATGA
- a CDS encoding CDP-alcohol phosphatidyltransferase family protein, whose protein sequence is MSVYALKPKFQNLLRPLVRQLARVGVTANQVTVTAALGSIVVGGVAAAGFYRLFLLIPIWLFLRMALNAVDGMLAREFGQKSALGAYLNELGDVISDIALVLPFLAIPAFNAADIWAFALAAVVVECAGLIGPLAGATRRYDGPLGKSDRAVVIGAFGLWIGLGLTVAPWATWLWRVLVLLALVTIGQRVRNGVAEAR, encoded by the coding sequence ATGAGCGTCTACGCACTCAAACCGAAGTTCCAGAATCTGCTGCGGCCTTTGGTGCGCCAGCTCGCGCGCGTCGGCGTAACGGCCAATCAGGTCACGGTAACGGCAGCGCTCGGCTCGATCGTGGTGGGTGGCGTCGCGGCGGCGGGCTTTTACCGGCTGTTCCTGCTGATTCCGATCTGGCTATTTCTGCGCATGGCGCTCAATGCGGTCGATGGAATGCTGGCGCGTGAATTCGGACAAAAGAGCGCGCTCGGCGCGTATTTGAACGAGTTAGGCGACGTGATTTCCGACATCGCACTCGTTTTACCGTTTCTGGCCATTCCCGCATTCAATGCCGCGGATATCTGGGCGTTCGCGCTGGCCGCCGTGGTAGTCGAATGCGCGGGGTTGATCGGGCCGCTGGCGGGCGCCACGCGCCGCTACGACGGCCCGCTCGGCAAGAGCGATCGCGCGGTGGTGATCGGCGCCTTCGGCCTGTGGATCGGCCTCGGCCTGACGGTCGCGCCGTGGGCCACGTGGCTGTGGCGCGTGCTGGTTTTGCTGGCGCTCGTGACGATTGGCCAACGGGTGCGCAACGGGGTTGCCGAGGCGCGCTGA
- a CDS encoding lysophospholipid acyltransferase family protein, with protein sequence MSIWHAWQRDCLLGVVRLVAGAYPVWHHGTPNATQKIYFSNHTSHVDTLAILAALPGELRSQVRPVAARDYWERGKAKVHIANNLLNVVLIDRKKEGDGDPLEPVREALRLGYSIIIFPEGTRSAEALPQAFKSGLYRLAGEFPTVELCPVYLENLQRIMPKGAIWPVPLICKVHFGATITLADNEPKADFLQRARERIVELSPVRHAD encoded by the coding sequence ATGAGTATCTGGCACGCATGGCAACGCGATTGTCTGCTGGGTGTGGTGCGTCTCGTGGCGGGCGCCTATCCGGTCTGGCATCACGGCACACCGAACGCAACGCAGAAGATTTATTTCTCGAATCACACCAGCCACGTCGACACGCTGGCGATTCTCGCCGCGCTGCCCGGCGAGTTGCGCTCACAGGTGCGGCCGGTCGCGGCGCGCGACTATTGGGAGCGCGGCAAGGCCAAGGTGCATATCGCCAATAACCTGCTCAACGTGGTGCTGATCGACCGCAAGAAAGAAGGCGACGGCGATCCGCTGGAGCCGGTGCGCGAAGCATTGCGGCTCGGCTATTCGATCATTATTTTTCCGGAAGGCACGCGCAGCGCCGAGGCCTTGCCGCAGGCGTTCAAAAGCGGCCTGTACCGGCTCGCCGGCGAGTTTCCCACGGTCGAGTTGTGCCCGGTCTATCTGGAGAACCTGCAGCGCATCATGCCCAAGGGCGCGATCTGGCCGGTGCCGCTGATCTGCAAAGTGCATTTCGGCGCCACGATCACGCTGGCCGACAACGAGCCCAAGGCGGATTTTCTGCAGCGCGCACGGGAGCGCATCGTCGAACTTTCGCCGGTACGCCACGCGGATTGA